From Methanobrevibacter sp., one genomic window encodes:
- a CDS encoding TFIIB-type zinc ribbon-containing protein: protein MSVSESIIKKDVLGSKTYFKNELEGEYSTILKKRSGRGRNSIVSDGETEGFVCPVCGSTELLIDFARSEKSCRACGLVVEENIIDSTFRGTARDKEGNFQSQNGAPSDIAIHDMGISTTFDVNKGYLKDKAKWYRLRRLHNQTRVSRPRDRNLSRALGELALITSNLALPKNVRYESASLYRKALDKDLVRGRSITKLLVATVYIACRECRVPRTLDEMEKGTGMSQKTIGKNSRFLQRELGLRLPIISPNDYIPRFASKLALSADVEVKSIEIINQAKDLGLTSGKDPASVAAATLYGTSMLFGERRTQTEVAKTLGVTEVTIRNRFKELNKELNFV, encoded by the coding sequence ATGAGTGTAAGTGAATCTATAATCAAAAAAGACGTATTAGGAAGTAAAACTTATTTTAAAAATGAATTGGAAGGTGAATATTCTACCATCTTAAAGAAAAGATCTGGACGCGGAAGAAACTCCATAGTGAGTGATGGAGAAACTGAAGGATTTGTATGTCCTGTTTGCGGATCAACTGAACTTTTAATCGACTTTGCCCGCAGTGAAAAATCATGCAGGGCTTGCGGTTTGGTTGTTGAGGAGAACATCATCGATTCAACATTCAGAGGAACCGCCAGAGATAAGGAAGGAAATTTCCAAAGTCAGAATGGAGCACCTAGTGATATAGCCATTCATGACATGGGCATATCTACCACCTTTGACGTGAACAAGGGATACCTAAAGGACAAGGCCAAATGGTACCGTTTAAGGAGATTGCACAATCAGACCCGTGTAAGCCGACCACGGGATAGGAATTTATCCAGAGCATTGGGTGAATTGGCTTTGATAACCTCCAATTTGGCTCTTCCAAAGAATGTGAGGTATGAGTCCGCATCTCTTTATAGAAAGGCTTTGGATAAGGATTTGGTCAGAGGCAGAAGCATCACCAAACTTTTGGTTGCTACTGTCTACATTGCATGCAGGGAATGTAGGGTTCCACGTACCTTGGATGAAATGGAAAAAGGCACTGGTATGAGCCAAAAGACCATTGGAAAGAATTCCAGATTCCTTCAAAGGGAATTAGGATTAAGATTGCCTATCATCTCTCCAAATGACTACATCCCAAGGTTTGCAAGCAAATTGGCATTGTCTGCTGATGTGGAAGTAAAGTCCATTGAGATCATCAATCAGGCAAAGGACTTGGGATTGACTTCAGGAAAGGACCCTGCAAGTGTTGCAGCTGCAACCTTGTATGGAACTTCCATGTTGTTTGGAGAGCGCAGAACCCAAACCGAAGTTGCAAAGACTCTTGGTGTAACTGAAGTTACCATAAGAAACAGATTTAAGGAATTAAACAAGGAATTGAACTTTGTATAA
- a CDS encoding carbonic anhydrase, producing the protein MTILDGILEDNKKFVENFEGEEMSHHAQKKLAILTCMDCRLIDFFEPALGLKRGDAKIVRNAGNSIVGEDAIRSIGAALYNLGAEEVLVVGHTECGMAGADADALKEKMIARGIKEEDIAKYDLAEWIGGFADEEENVLNVVDKIKNHPLIPDVPVHGLIIDIVSGELKVLKEDY; encoded by the coding sequence ATGACTATATTGGACGGTATTTTAGAAGATAACAAGAAATTTGTCGAAAACTTTGAAGGAGAGGAAATGTCTCACCATGCACAAAAGAAGTTAGCAATCTTAACTTGCATGGACTGCAGATTAATAGACTTCTTTGAACCGGCTTTAGGACTTAAAAGAGGAGATGCAAAAATAGTCAGAAATGCAGGAAACTCCATTGTAGGGGAAGATGCAATCAGATCCATTGGTGCTGCATTGTACAACCTCGGTGCTGAAGAGGTATTGGTTGTAGGCCACACCGAATGTGGTATGGCAGGTGCCGATGCGGACGCATTGAAGGAAAAGATGATTGCAAGAGGCATCAAAGAGGAAGACATTGCAAAATATGACTTGGCTGAATGGATTGGCGGTTTTGCAGATGAGGAAGAGAATGTCCTTAATGTGGTTGATAAGATCAAAAACCACCCATTGATTCCAGATGTCCCTGTACATGGCCTCATCATTGACATCGTATCCGGTGAGCTAAAGGTCTTGAAAGAAGATTACTGA